The proteins below are encoded in one region of Microbispora sp. NBC_01189:
- the ruvB gene encoding Holliday junction branch migration DNA helicase RuvB: protein MVPGRPSGWCRVSVERDLVSPEPEPEGDERAIEAALRPRRLDEFIGQGRVREQLSLVLESALRRNRPPDHVLMSGGPGLGKTTLAMIIAAELGAPLRITSGPALERAGDLAAILSTLTEGEVLFIDEIHRMARPAEEMLYLAMEDFRVDIVVGKGPGATSIPLDIAPFTLVGATTRAGLLPAPLRDRFGFTAHMDFYEVAELELVLRRSARLLSVELPDDSALEIARRSRGTPRIANRLLRRVRDFAEVRAEGVVTREIAAAALNLYEVDAEGLDRLDRAVLDALLRKFGGGPVGLSTLAVAVGEEPETVEVVAEPFLVRQGLLARTPRGRVATASAWAHLGLTPPPDSFGSPVAPMLFEG from the coding sequence ATGGTTCCCGGCAGGCCGAGCGGATGGTGCCGAGTGAGTGTGGAGCGGGATCTCGTGTCGCCCGAGCCCGAGCCCGAGGGCGACGAGCGGGCGATCGAGGCCGCGCTGCGTCCGAGACGGCTCGACGAGTTCATCGGGCAGGGCCGCGTGCGCGAGCAGCTCTCGCTGGTCCTGGAGAGCGCGCTGCGCCGCAACCGGCCGCCCGACCACGTCCTGATGAGCGGCGGCCCCGGCCTGGGCAAGACCACGCTCGCCATGATCATCGCGGCGGAGCTGGGCGCGCCGCTGCGGATCACCTCCGGTCCCGCGCTGGAGCGCGCGGGCGACCTCGCCGCGATCCTGTCCACGCTGACGGAGGGCGAGGTCCTGTTCATCGACGAGATCCACCGGATGGCCCGGCCCGCCGAGGAGATGCTCTACCTCGCGATGGAGGACTTCCGGGTCGACATCGTCGTGGGCAAGGGCCCCGGAGCCACCTCGATCCCCCTCGACATCGCCCCGTTCACGCTGGTCGGGGCCACCACCCGGGCAGGCCTGCTGCCCGCGCCGCTGCGCGACAGGTTCGGCTTCACCGCCCACATGGACTTCTACGAGGTGGCGGAGCTGGAGCTGGTGCTGCGGCGCTCGGCCCGCCTGCTGTCGGTGGAGCTGCCCGACGACAGCGCCCTGGAGATCGCCCGCCGCTCGCGCGGCACGCCCCGGATCGCCAACCGCCTGCTCAGGCGGGTGCGCGACTTCGCCGAGGTCCGCGCGGAGGGCGTGGTCACCAGGGAGATCGCGGCGGCGGCGCTCAACCTGTACGAGGTGGACGCGGAGGGCCTCGACCGGCTCGACCGGGCGGTGCTCGACGCGCTGCTGCGCAAGTTCGGCGGCGGGCCGGTGGGCCTGTCGACGCTCGCGGTGGCGGTGGGGGAGGAGCCGGAGACCGTCGAGGTCGTGGCCGAGCCCTTCCTGGTGCGGCAGGGCCTGCTGGCCCGCACGCCACGCGGCCGGGTCGCCACCGCCTCCGCCTGGGCGCACCTCGGCCTGACTCCGCCTCCTGACAGCTTCGGATCGCCCGTCGCCCCCATGCTCTTCGAGGGCTGA
- the ruvA gene encoding Holliday junction branch migration protein RuvA: MIASVAGQVTAVGADSAVVEVGGVGVLVHCAPGTLAGLRAGEPARLSTSLVVREDSLTLYGFASDDERAVFELLQTASGVGPRLALAMLAVHAPNALRMAVASADLKALTMVPGIGQKGAQRIVLELKDRLGAPAQVVGAALNGGGRPPWRDQVHSGLVGLGYSARDADEAVAAVAPEADAEVAAGRAPQVAALLKSALRVLSVR; the protein is encoded by the coding sequence GTGATCGCATCCGTTGCGGGGCAGGTGACGGCGGTCGGCGCCGACAGCGCCGTGGTCGAGGTCGGCGGGGTCGGAGTGCTCGTCCACTGTGCCCCGGGGACCCTGGCCGGGCTCCGCGCCGGCGAGCCCGCCCGGCTGTCCACCTCGCTCGTCGTGCGCGAGGACTCGCTGACGCTGTACGGCTTCGCCTCCGACGACGAGCGCGCCGTCTTCGAACTGCTGCAGACGGCCAGCGGGGTCGGGCCGCGCCTCGCCCTCGCCATGCTCGCCGTGCACGCGCCCAACGCGCTGCGGATGGCGGTGGCGAGCGCCGACCTCAAGGCCCTGACGATGGTGCCCGGCATCGGGCAGAAAGGCGCGCAGCGCATCGTGCTGGAGCTGAAGGACAGGCTCGGCGCGCCCGCGCAGGTCGTCGGCGCGGCACTGAACGGCGGCGGCCGCCCCCCATGGCGCGACCAGGTGCATTCCGGCCTGGTCGGGCTCGGCTACTCGGCCAGGGACGCTGACGAGGCGGTCGCGGCGGTGGCCCCGGAGGCCGACGCGGAGGTCGCGGCCGGTCGCGCCCCGCAGGTGGCCGCGTTGCTGAAGTCGGCCCTGCGCGTCCTGAGCGTCCGGTGA
- the ruvC gene encoding crossover junction endodeoxyribonuclease RuvC, which translates to MRVMGVDPGLTRCGLGAVEGRPGAPLSLVSVGVVRTPADDDIGARLVVIEAEIERWLDELKPDAVAVERVFAQHNVRTVMGTAQASAVAIVCAARRGLPVALHTPSEVKAAITGHGNADKKQVGTMVTRLLRLDAMPKPADAADALALAICHVWRGGVQHRLADALARSRSAPRPAPVRREDA; encoded by the coding sequence GTGCGGGTGATGGGGGTGGACCCGGGGCTGACGCGGTGCGGCCTCGGCGCCGTGGAGGGCAGGCCCGGCGCGCCGCTGAGCCTGGTGTCGGTCGGGGTCGTGCGGACTCCGGCCGACGACGACATCGGCGCCCGGCTGGTCGTCATCGAGGCCGAGATCGAGCGGTGGCTCGACGAGCTGAAGCCGGACGCGGTCGCCGTCGAGCGGGTGTTCGCCCAGCACAACGTGCGCACGGTCATGGGGACGGCGCAGGCGTCGGCCGTCGCGATCGTCTGCGCGGCCCGGCGCGGGCTGCCGGTGGCCCTGCACACGCCGAGCGAGGTCAAGGCCGCCATCACGGGCCACGGCAACGCCGACAAGAAGCAGGTGGGCACCATGGTCACCCGGCTGCTGCGGCTCGACGCGATGCCGAAGCCCGCGGACGCGGCCGACGCGCTCGCCCTGGCCATCTGCCACGTCTGGCGCGGCGGCGTGCAGCACCGCCTGGCCGACGCCCTGGCCCGCTCCCGCTCCGCCCCGCGACCGGCCCCCGTACGCCGGGAGGACGCGTGA
- a CDS encoding GNAT family N-acetyltransferase, translating into MEIRDLTAGDLDSVLDIRRRAFGPLSAEGARTWRDLVSPMLPEGRYLGAFDGPRLVGAARINPYVQWWHGRPLSMGGVASVTVAPEDRGRGVARALMEAAVERCAALGHVVSALYPATTPLYRSVGYEHAGGMTRITLPAEALRTLGGSGGSGGSGGQGGSGSHGGAPGLRRAGPGDAAELVALIGGLHAATRASGPLSYDERTWRLWLADEDDYCYLAGDGFVVYRWNDGDIEVDNLVAGSEATARALWSLVGSASSVAKSVHACVDPADPVLWLLRERSDDDVTVRRWMLRLIDLPAAVAGRGFPAGVALETVVEVTDRLRPGNTGSWTLRVAGGSGSVTPSDPASPTAPRTGPGTGLGTGPGSGPRTGAGTGPGIGPGEATRLTIGGASALFAGVPTATLRRSGRLTGGSPETDDALDAAFACAAYMIDAF; encoded by the coding sequence GTGGAAATCCGCGATCTCACCGCCGGCGACCTCGACTCCGTGCTCGACATCCGGCGACGCGCCTTCGGCCCGCTGTCCGCCGAAGGCGCGCGGACCTGGCGCGACCTGGTCTCCCCGATGCTGCCGGAGGGGCGTTACCTGGGCGCGTTCGACGGGCCCAGGCTCGTCGGCGCGGCCAGGATCAACCCGTACGTCCAGTGGTGGCACGGCCGGCCGTTGTCGATGGGCGGCGTGGCCAGCGTAACCGTCGCACCCGAGGACCGCGGCAGGGGAGTGGCCCGCGCGCTCATGGAGGCGGCCGTCGAACGCTGCGCCGCGCTCGGCCACGTGGTGTCGGCGCTCTACCCGGCGACCACCCCGCTCTACCGGAGCGTGGGCTACGAGCACGCCGGCGGAATGACGAGGATCACGCTGCCCGCGGAGGCGTTGCGCACGCTCGGCGGCTCCGGCGGCTCCGGCGGCTCCGGCGGTCAGGGTGGTTCCGGAAGTCACGGTGGCGCGCCGGGGCTGCGCCGGGCGGGCCCCGGCGACGCGGCCGAACTGGTGGCCCTGATCGGCGGGCTCCACGCCGCCACCCGCGCGAGCGGCCCGCTGTCCTACGACGAGCGCACCTGGCGCCTGTGGCTCGCCGACGAGGACGACTACTGCTACCTCGCCGGCGACGGGTTCGTCGTCTACCGCTGGAACGACGGCGACATCGAGGTCGACAACCTCGTGGCGGGCTCGGAGGCGACGGCCAGGGCGCTGTGGTCGCTGGTCGGCAGCGCCTCCTCCGTCGCGAAGTCGGTGCACGCCTGCGTCGACCCGGCCGACCCCGTGCTCTGGCTGCTGCGGGAGCGGTCGGACGACGACGTCACGGTGCGCCGGTGGATGCTCCGGCTGATCGACCTGCCCGCCGCGGTCGCGGGACGCGGCTTCCCCGCCGGGGTCGCGCTGGAGACCGTCGTCGAGGTGACCGACCGGCTGCGCCCCGGCAACACGGGATCGTGGACGCTCCGCGTGGCGGGCGGCTCCGGCTCCGTGACGCCGTCGGACCCGGCGTCGCCTACGGCGCCGCGTACTGGGCCGGGTACCGGCCTGGGCACTGGTCCTGGCTCTGGGCCGCGTACTGGAGCTGGCACTGGACCTGGCATTGGGCCGGGGGAGGCGACGCGGCTGACGATCGGCGGCGCGTCCGCGCTCTTCGCCGGGGTGCCCACGGCCACGCTGCGGCGCTCGGGCAGGCTGACGGGCGGTTCCCCCGAGACCGACGACGCGCTCGACGCCGCCTTCGCCTGCGCCGCCTACATGATCGACGCGTTCTGA
- a CDS encoding YebC/PmpR family DNA-binding transcriptional regulator, translating into MSGHSKWATTKHKKAALDSKRGKLFAKLIKNVEVAARTGGPDPDGNPTLYDAITKARKNSVPIDNIERARKRGGGLEAGGADWQTIMYEGYAPGGVAVLIECLTDNRNRAASEVRVALTRNGGSLADPGSVSYMFNRKGVVLVPKGSLSEDDVLMAVLDAGAEEVNDLGDNFEVVCEASDLIPVRKALQDAGIDYESAEMSFMATLNVPLDEDGARKVFKLIDALEDSDDVQNVWANFDVSDDVMEKLDV; encoded by the coding sequence ATGTCCGGCCACTCCAAATGGGCGACGACGAAGCACAAGAAGGCGGCGCTGGACTCCAAGCGCGGCAAGCTGTTCGCCAAGCTCATCAAGAACGTCGAGGTCGCGGCCAGGACCGGCGGACCCGATCCGGACGGCAACCCGACACTGTACGACGCCATCACCAAGGCCAGGAAGAACTCGGTCCCGATCGACAACATCGAGCGGGCCCGCAAGCGCGGCGGCGGCCTGGAGGCCGGCGGCGCCGACTGGCAGACCATCATGTACGAGGGCTACGCCCCGGGCGGTGTCGCGGTTCTCATCGAGTGCCTCACCGACAACCGCAACCGCGCGGCGTCCGAGGTGCGCGTGGCGCTGACCCGCAACGGCGGCTCGCTCGCCGACCCCGGCTCGGTGTCGTACATGTTCAACCGCAAGGGCGTCGTGCTCGTCCCCAAGGGGTCGTTGAGCGAGGACGACGTGCTCATGGCCGTCCTCGACGCGGGCGCCGAGGAGGTCAACGACCTCGGTGACAACTTCGAGGTGGTCTGCGAGGCCTCCGACCTGATCCCCGTGCGCAAGGCGCTGCAGGACGCCGGCATCGACTACGAGTCGGCCGAGATGAGCTTCATGGCGACCCTCAACGTCCCGCTGGACGAGGACGGCGCCCGCAAGGTCTTCAAGCTCATCGACGCGCTGGAGGACAGCGACGACGTGCAGAACGTCTGGGCGAACTTCGACGTCAGTGACGACGTCATGGAGAAGCTGGACGTCTGA
- the pdxT gene encoding pyridoxal 5'-phosphate synthase glutaminase subunit PdxT yields the protein MTSAPKIGVLALQGDVREHVRALEESGATAVPVRRPGELAAVDALVVPGGESTTMWKLAVTFEMLEPIRMRIKEGMPAYGSCAGMIMLADRIEGGVEGQGTLGGIDMVVRRNAFGRQVDSFEADLDFAGRGEIRAVFIRAPWVESVGPDVEVLGRTEAGSRIVAVRQGPLLATSFHPELTGDARVHSYFVEMVREF from the coding sequence GTGACGTCCGCACCGAAGATCGGCGTGCTCGCCCTGCAGGGCGACGTGCGCGAGCACGTCCGCGCGCTGGAGGAGTCGGGGGCGACCGCCGTCCCGGTGCGCCGCCCGGGGGAGCTCGCCGCGGTGGACGCGCTGGTCGTCCCGGGCGGCGAGTCGACCACGATGTGGAAGCTCGCCGTCACCTTCGAGATGCTCGAACCGATCCGGATGCGGATCAAGGAGGGCATGCCCGCCTACGGCTCCTGTGCCGGGATGATCATGCTGGCCGACCGGATCGAGGGCGGTGTCGAGGGCCAGGGGACCCTCGGCGGCATCGACATGGTGGTCCGCCGCAACGCCTTCGGCCGCCAGGTCGACTCCTTCGAGGCCGATCTCGACTTCGCGGGGCGCGGGGAGATCAGGGCCGTGTTCATCCGCGCGCCCTGGGTCGAGTCGGTGGGGCCGGATGTCGAGGTGCTGGGCCGGACCGAAGCTGGGAGTAGGATCGTCGCGGTCCGACAGGGACCGCTGCTCGCGACGTCCTTCCATCCGGAGTTGACCGGCGACGCGCGCGTGCACTCGTATTTTGTCGAAATGGTGAGGGAGTTCTAG
- a CDS encoding MarR family winged helix-turn-helix transcriptional regulator produces MTTDDTGRLAEHLSRELRHLVMLLRRTTAGQPVTAQQYSVLGSLEEAPRRMTELAEDHGVQLPTMSVQVNRLEEAGLVARGTDASDARVRTVELTDEGRDRLRAVRRARIAYLSSRLGALTPEERLAIESALPALAKLGRT; encoded by the coding sequence ATGACGACCGACGACACCGGGCGGCTCGCCGAGCACCTGTCGCGTGAGCTGCGTCACCTCGTGATGCTGCTGCGCCGTACGACGGCGGGACAGCCGGTCACCGCCCAGCAGTACTCCGTGCTCGGCTCGCTGGAGGAGGCGCCCCGCCGGATGACCGAGCTCGCCGAGGATCACGGAGTGCAGCTCCCCACCATGAGCGTGCAGGTCAATCGCTTGGAGGAGGCAGGCCTGGTGGCGCGGGGCACCGACGCCTCCGACGCCCGGGTGCGCACCGTCGAGCTCACCGACGAGGGCCGCGACCGCCTCCGTGCCGTACGGCGGGCGCGCATCGCCTATCTCTCCAGCAGGCTCGGCGCGCTGACCCCCGAGGAGCGCTTGGCCATCGAGAGCGCACTGCCCGCTCTGGCCAAGCTGGGACGGACATGA
- a CDS encoding alkaline phosphatase D family protein encodes MPGLDRRTFLVMGLVTGLAGGLAAAIPAPASADPAPTPSPSTPGAEAGAAARGLCSDPFTLGVASGDPDHAGFVIWTRLAPRPLAEDGLGGMPPIVVPVRWQVYDDECCRRVVGEGVADASPEWGHSVHVEVDHLRPGREYWYRFRAGPYVSPAGRALTAPDPASFGGPLTMAFVSCAQYEHGYFTAYRRLAEDHPDLVLHLGDYQYEYARDTYVAPTGNVRDHEGPETVTLADYRRRHAQYKTDPDLRAAHAAAPWLVVFDDHEVDNNWAGETPAHPEERPAFGQRREAAFRAYYENMPLRRTSVPCGAGMRLYRRVVWGRMATFHLLDTRQYRDDQACGDGYKDCPEAADPARSITGAEQEAWLLDGFRRSAARWDVIAQQVFFARRDSDAGPGTRTSQDAWDGYAASRRRITQGWVDARVRNPVVLTGDVHAHWASDLKLDYDDPAGPTVGSELVTTSVSTTGDGADSDPADHPFLRINPHLRFYNDQRGYVLTRVEPEAMTADFRVVPRVSVPGAEAYSRATFVVEDRVPGVQQTYLRPFSPPIAARTAGVTAEDTIRQETERP; translated from the coding sequence TTGCCCGGCCTCGATCGCCGCACCTTCCTCGTCATGGGCCTCGTCACGGGCCTCGCCGGGGGCCTCGCCGCCGCGATCCCCGCGCCCGCCTCGGCGGACCCGGCCCCGACGCCGTCGCCCTCCACGCCAGGCGCGGAGGCCGGGGCGGCCGCACGCGGCCTGTGCTCCGACCCCTTCACGCTCGGGGTGGCCTCGGGCGACCCCGACCACGCGGGTTTCGTGATCTGGACCCGCCTCGCCCCGCGGCCGCTGGCCGAGGACGGCCTCGGCGGCATGCCGCCGATCGTCGTCCCCGTGCGGTGGCAGGTCTACGACGACGAGTGCTGCCGCCGGGTCGTAGGGGAGGGCGTGGCCGACGCGAGCCCCGAGTGGGGGCACAGCGTCCACGTCGAGGTGGACCACCTGCGGCCCGGCAGGGAGTACTGGTACCGCTTCCGCGCGGGGCCGTACGTCTCACCGGCCGGCCGGGCGCTGACCGCCCCGGACCCGGCGTCCTTCGGCGGCCCGCTGACGATGGCGTTCGTCTCGTGCGCCCAGTACGAGCACGGCTACTTCACCGCCTACCGCCGGCTCGCCGAGGACCACCCGGACCTGGTCCTCCACCTGGGCGACTACCAGTACGAGTACGCGAGGGACACCTACGTCGCCCCCACCGGCAACGTGCGCGACCACGAGGGCCCGGAGACGGTGACCCTGGCGGACTACCGCCGGCGGCACGCGCAGTACAAGACGGACCCCGACCTGCGCGCGGCCCACGCCGCCGCGCCGTGGCTCGTCGTCTTCGACGACCACGAGGTGGACAACAACTGGGCCGGCGAGACGCCGGCGCACCCGGAGGAGCGGCCCGCCTTCGGGCAGCGCCGGGAGGCCGCGTTCCGCGCCTACTACGAGAACATGCCGCTGCGCCGCACCTCGGTCCCGTGCGGTGCCGGAATGCGGCTCTACCGGCGGGTCGTATGGGGCAGGATGGCGACCTTCCACCTGCTCGACACCCGGCAGTACCGCGACGACCAGGCCTGCGGCGACGGGTACAAGGACTGCCCCGAGGCGGCCGACCCGGCGCGGTCGATCACCGGCGCCGAGCAGGAGGCGTGGCTGCTCGACGGCTTCCGGCGCTCGGCGGCGCGGTGGGACGTCATCGCCCAGCAGGTGTTCTTTGCCCGGCGCGACAGCGACGCCGGGCCGGGCACGCGCACCAGCCAGGACGCCTGGGACGGGTACGCCGCCTCGCGCCGGCGCATCACCCAGGGCTGGGTGGACGCCCGCGTGCGCAACCCCGTCGTGCTCACCGGCGACGTACACGCGCACTGGGCGAGCGACCTGAAGCTGGACTACGACGATCCGGCCGGGCCCACCGTCGGGTCCGAGCTCGTCACGACCTCCGTCAGCACCACCGGCGACGGGGCCGACTCCGACCCTGCCGACCATCCCTTCCTGCGGATCAACCCGCATCTGAGGTTCTACAACGACCAGCGCGGCTACGTCCTGACCCGCGTCGAGCCGGAGGCGATGACCGCCGACTTCAGGGTGGTGCCCCGGGTCAGCGTCCCCGGCGCGGAGGCCTACTCCAGGGCCACCTTCGTCGTCGAGGACCGGGTGCCCGGCGTCCAGCAGACCTATCTGCGCCCGTTCTCCCCGCCGATCGCGGCCCGTACGGCGGGCGTCACCGCCGAGGACACGATCCGGCAGGAGACCGAGCGCCCCTGA
- the pdxS gene encoding pyridoxal 5'-phosphate synthase lyase subunit PdxS: MSSSAPEVNETAAVGTARVKRGMAEMLKGGVIMDVVTAEQAKIAEDAGAVAVMALERVPADIRAQGGVSRMSDPDMIEGIVAAVSIPVMAKARIGHFVEAQVLQALGVDYVDESEVLTPADFANHIDKWQFTVPFVCGATNLGEALRRITEGAAMIRSKGEAGTGDVSNATTHMRKIRGEIKRLTSLPEDELFVAAKELQAPYELVAEVAKTGKLPVVLFTAGGIATPADAAMMMQLGAEGVFVGSGIFKSGDPAKRAAAIVKATTFHDDPDVIAKVSRGLGEAMVGINVDDIPVPHRLAERGW; the protein is encoded by the coding sequence GTGTCCAGCAGCGCCCCCGAAGTCAACGAGACCGCCGCCGTCGGCACCGCCCGCGTGAAGCGGGGCATGGCCGAGATGCTCAAGGGCGGGGTCATCATGGACGTCGTCACCGCCGAGCAGGCCAAGATCGCCGAGGACGCCGGCGCCGTCGCCGTCATGGCGCTGGAGCGCGTCCCCGCCGACATCCGCGCCCAGGGCGGGGTGTCCAGGATGAGCGACCCCGACATGATCGAGGGCATCGTCGCCGCCGTGTCCATCCCCGTGATGGCCAAGGCCCGGATCGGCCACTTCGTCGAGGCCCAGGTGCTCCAGGCGCTGGGCGTCGACTACGTCGACGAGTCCGAGGTGCTGACCCCCGCGGACTTCGCCAACCACATCGACAAGTGGCAGTTCACCGTGCCCTTCGTGTGCGGTGCCACCAACCTGGGCGAGGCGCTGCGCCGCATCACCGAGGGCGCCGCGATGATCCGCTCCAAGGGCGAGGCCGGGACCGGCGACGTGTCCAACGCGACCACCCACATGCGTAAGATCCGGGGCGAGATCAAGCGCCTCACCTCGCTGCCCGAAGACGAGCTGTTCGTCGCGGCCAAGGAGCTGCAGGCGCCGTACGAGCTGGTGGCCGAGGTCGCGAAGACCGGCAAGCTGCCGGTGGTGCTGTTCACCGCGGGCGGCATCGCCACCCCCGCCGACGCCGCGATGATGATGCAGCTCGGCGCCGAGGGCGTGTTCGTCGGCTCGGGCATCTTCAAGTCCGGCGACCCCGCCAAGCGGGCCGCCGCCATCGTCAAGGCCACCACCTTCCACGACGACCCCGACGTGATCGCCAAGGTCTCCCGGGGCCTCGGCGAGGCGATGGTCGGCATCAACGTCGACGACATCCCGGTGCCGCACCGCCTCGCCGAGCGCGGCTGGTAG
- a CDS encoding DUF3048 domain-containing protein, whose product MRAGIGFTLAMAVVLTGAACSGDDKPAAQSEGASPVASPSPTAPPEHPFTGRPVASRRPVLAVKIENTHAGKPQMGLRSADVVYVEQVEGGLTRLMAIFSSKLPAQVGPVRSARISDLHILPVFGKPALAYSGVQTKMIPFVQRASLFDVSDSRAPGAYVRAPGRVAPYNLVGSPRKLLAKAPEATKAKDIGFVFSDEPPAGGTPQKTVNVRYPAARFAFTWSEAQKRWLVTQDGEKDMAAEGGQQGAPTIVVQWVKTDRSEFHDFTGSYTPLVHTVGKGTGVVLRDGQAYRVKWSRASEKEGTVYTMADGKPMPFARGQVWVVLASRKPVAP is encoded by the coding sequence GTGCGGGCAGGGATCGGCTTCACACTGGCCATGGCGGTCGTCCTCACCGGAGCCGCGTGCTCGGGTGACGACAAGCCCGCCGCCCAGTCGGAGGGCGCGAGCCCGGTGGCCTCGCCGTCGCCGACCGCGCCTCCGGAACACCCCTTCACCGGGCGCCCGGTCGCCTCCCGAAGACCGGTCCTCGCCGTGAAGATCGAGAACACCCACGCGGGCAAGCCGCAGATGGGCCTGCGCAGCGCCGACGTCGTCTACGTCGAGCAGGTTGAGGGCGGGCTCACCCGGCTCATGGCGATCTTCTCCTCCAAGCTCCCCGCGCAGGTGGGGCCGGTCCGCAGCGCCCGGATCTCCGACCTGCACATCCTGCCGGTGTTCGGCAAGCCCGCCCTCGCCTACTCCGGCGTGCAGACGAAGATGATCCCCTTCGTCCAGCGGGCGTCGCTGTTCGACGTGTCCGACAGTCGCGCGCCCGGCGCGTACGTCCGCGCGCCCGGCCGGGTCGCGCCGTACAACCTGGTCGGCAGCCCCAGGAAACTGCTGGCCAAGGCGCCGGAGGCGACCAAGGCGAAGGACATCGGGTTCGTCTTCTCCGACGAGCCGCCCGCCGGGGGCACGCCGCAGAAGACGGTCAACGTGCGCTACCCCGCCGCGCGCTTCGCCTTCACCTGGTCGGAGGCCCAGAAGCGCTGGCTGGTCACGCAGGACGGCGAGAAGGACATGGCCGCCGAGGGCGGCCAGCAGGGCGCGCCCACGATCGTCGTGCAGTGGGTCAAGACCGACCGCTCGGAGTTCCACGACTTCACCGGGAGCTACACCCCGCTCGTGCACACCGTCGGCAAGGGCACCGGGGTGGTCCTGCGGGACGGCCAGGCGTACCGGGTCAAGTGGTCGCGCGCCTCGGAGAAGGAGGGCACCGTCTACACCATGGCCGACGGGAAGCCGATGCCGTTCGCCCGGGGCCAGGTCTGGGTGGTGCTCGCGTCGCGCAAGCCCGTCGCCCCGTGA
- a CDS encoding glycosyltransferase family 4 protein, giving the protein MRVGIVCPYTWEVPGGVQAHIRDLAEALIEDGHEVSVITPAAEDAELPAYVTSAGRAVPVPYNGSVARLAFGFLSANRVRKWIREGGFDVLHVHEPGVPSLGVLACWVAKGPIVATFHASYERSRAMSVAAPMLQSALEKITGRIAVSDAARKTLVEHLGGDAVLIPNGVTVRRYAEGEALPGWGPDGNVIGFLGRMDEPRKGLPVLLEAFAALAAERPALRLLVAGPGDPGDVLARVPKPYRDRVGLLGMVSEADKVRAYHSVDVFCAPNLGGESFGIVLTEAMSAGAPILASDIPAFRRVLGEGQAGALFATGDSAALAREAARLLDDPGRRAKLSDEARQAVWKYDWSTVAREVVRVYETVAHAEAGVVEDALP; this is encoded by the coding sequence GTGAGGGTCGGCATCGTCTGCCCGTACACCTGGGAGGTTCCCGGGGGCGTGCAGGCGCACATCAGAGATCTCGCCGAGGCGCTGATCGAGGACGGGCACGAGGTGTCCGTCATCACCCCCGCCGCCGAGGACGCCGAACTGCCGGCGTACGTGACCTCCGCCGGCCGCGCCGTGCCCGTGCCGTACAACGGCTCGGTGGCCCGCCTGGCGTTCGGCTTCCTGTCGGCGAACCGGGTGCGCAAGTGGATCAGGGAGGGCGGGTTCGACGTGCTGCACGTGCACGAGCCCGGCGTGCCGTCGCTCGGGGTGCTCGCCTGCTGGGTGGCCAAGGGGCCGATCGTGGCGACGTTCCACGCCTCCTACGAGCGCTCGCGGGCGATGTCCGTGGCCGCGCCGATGCTGCAGAGCGCGCTGGAGAAGATCACGGGCAGGATCGCGGTCTCCGACGCCGCCCGCAAGACACTGGTCGAGCACCTCGGCGGCGACGCGGTGCTGATCCCGAACGGCGTGACCGTGCGCCGGTACGCCGAGGGCGAGGCACTGCCGGGCTGGGGCCCGGACGGCAACGTGATCGGGTTCCTCGGGCGGATGGACGAGCCGCGCAAGGGCCTGCCCGTGCTGCTGGAGGCGTTCGCCGCGCTCGCCGCCGAACGGCCCGCGCTGCGGCTGCTGGTCGCCGGCCCGGGGGACCCCGGCGACGTGCTCGCTCGGGTGCCCAAGCCGTACCGGGACCGGGTCGGGCTGCTCGGCATGGTCAGCGAGGCCGACAAGGTGCGCGCCTACCACTCCGTCGACGTCTTCTGCGCGCCCAACCTCGGCGGGGAGAGCTTCGGCATCGTGCTCACCGAGGCCATGTCGGCCGGGGCGCCGATCCTCGCGAGCGACATCCCCGCCTTCCGGCGCGTGCTGGGGGAGGGGCAGGCCGGGGCGCTGTTCGCCACCGGCGACTCCGCCGCCCTGGCCCGGGAGGCGGCCCGGCTGCTGGACGACCCCGGGCGCCGGGCCAAGCTCTCCGACGAGGCCCGCCAGGCCGTGTGGAAGTACGACTGGTCGACGGTCGCGCGGGAGGTCGTGCGGGTGTACGAGACGGTCGCCCACGCGGAGGCGGGAGTCGTGGAGGACGCGCTGCCGTGA